Proteins encoded in a region of the Streptococcus sanguinis genome:
- a CDS encoding DnaD domain protein — MKPNHQFSFLRNNAVSPDIAILIKLYLPILGREAVILYLYLLSFGDNGQKQHLFSQILNHLDFGLNILEESFERLAAIKLVDLYQTDDHYLIQLHSTLTAEEFFGHNVYSRLLEKKIGEAAAETLRPEDPSGEKLVKLFMQVFGMEAEQPRAVRKVNDFDLEYFKQRMAQDNLRFANEKEDVLELFAIAEQKKWTWYETYVLARETAVSQVISTKRMKQKLAQKPAEGQFSKQEQSIIQEAKRTSPMVFLAEIKKTRQAAITRTERKLLLDLAELGLLDEVINVILLLTFNKVDSANLNEKYALKVANDFSYQKVTTAEDAVLKIRERNQQPQNRPAKSGQGSSKSNVPDWSQPDYKNETSAEKQAELEEQKRRLLAKLEGGGE, encoded by the coding sequence ATGAAACCAAACCATCAGTTTTCTTTCTTGCGCAATAATGCAGTCAGCCCAGATATTGCTATCTTGATCAAGCTCTATCTGCCGATTCTGGGGAGAGAAGCGGTAATACTTTATCTTTATCTGCTGTCTTTTGGGGATAATGGGCAAAAGCAGCACCTCTTCAGTCAGATTCTCAATCATTTAGATTTTGGACTTAATATTTTAGAAGAAAGTTTTGAGCGTTTAGCGGCGATTAAGCTAGTAGACCTTTATCAAACAGATGACCATTATCTGATTCAACTCCACTCGACCTTAACGGCGGAGGAATTTTTCGGCCATAATGTGTACAGCCGGCTCTTGGAAAAGAAAATCGGCGAAGCTGCTGCAGAAACCCTGCGACCAGAAGATCCTAGTGGAGAGAAATTGGTCAAACTTTTTATGCAGGTGTTTGGTATGGAAGCTGAGCAACCAAGAGCAGTGCGAAAGGTCAATGATTTTGATTTGGAGTACTTCAAGCAACGGATGGCTCAGGACAATCTTCGTTTTGCCAATGAAAAGGAAGATGTGCTAGAATTGTTTGCAATTGCTGAGCAGAAAAAGTGGACTTGGTATGAGACCTATGTCTTGGCTAGAGAAACTGCAGTTTCTCAGGTCATTTCTACCAAGAGGATGAAGCAAAAGCTAGCTCAGAAGCCAGCAGAAGGCCAGTTTTCTAAGCAGGAGCAGTCTATCATCCAAGAAGCGAAGCGAACATCACCAATGGTCTTCCTGGCAGAAATCAAAAAAACCCGTCAGGCTGCTATTACGCGGACGGAGAGAAAGCTTTTGCTGGATTTAGCTGAATTAGGTCTTTTGGACGAAGTTATCAACGTAATCTTGCTCTTGACCTTTAATAAGGTGGATTCAGCCAATCTCAATGAAAAGTATGCTCTCAAGGTAGCCAATGATTTTTCTTATCAAAAGGTGACGACAGCTGAGGATGCAGTCTTGAAAATCCGTGAGCGCAACCAGCAGCCCCAGAACCGTCCAGCTAAATCTGGACAAGGCTCTTCCAAGAGCAACGTGCCTGACTGGAGTCAGCCAGATTATAAAAATGAAACGAGTGCAGAGAAGCAGGCCGAGCTAGAAGAGCAGAAACGTCGGCTCTTAGCCAAACTTGAAGGAGGAGGCGAATAA
- the der gene encoding ribosome biogenesis GTPase Der has protein sequence MALPTIAIVGRPNVGKSTLFNRIAGERISIVEDVEGVTRDRIYATASWLNRKFSIIDTGGIDDVDAPFMEQIKHQAEIAMEEADVIVFVVSGKEGITDADEYVARMLYKTHKPIILAVNKVDNPEMRNEIFDFYALGLGDPFPVSSVHGIGTGDVLDAIVENLPNEEVAENPDMIKFSLIGRPNVGKSSLINAILGEERVIASPVAGTTRDAIDTVFTDSEGQEFTMIDTAGMRKSGKVYENTEKYSVMRAMRAIDRSDVVLMVLNAEEGIREYDKRIAGFAHEAGKGIVIVVNKWDTLEKDNHTMKDWEADIRDQFQYLSYAPIIFVSALTKQRLHKLPDMIKQISQSQNTRIPSAVLNDVIMDAIAINPTPTDKGKRLKIFYATQVATKPPTFVIFVNEEELMHFSYLRFLENQIRKAFVFEGTPIHLIARKRK, from the coding sequence ATGGCCTTACCAACTATTGCCATTGTCGGCCGGCCCAATGTCGGCAAGTCAACGCTCTTCAATCGGATTGCCGGTGAGCGGATTTCCATTGTGGAAGATGTTGAAGGGGTGACCCGCGACCGAATCTATGCGACAGCAAGCTGGCTCAACCGTAAGTTTAGTATTATTGATACGGGCGGAATTGACGATGTTGACGCGCCTTTTATGGAGCAAATCAAACACCAGGCTGAAATCGCCATGGAAGAAGCAGATGTCATCGTTTTTGTCGTGTCTGGCAAGGAAGGTATTACTGATGCGGACGAGTATGTGGCTCGCATGCTCTATAAGACTCATAAGCCGATTATTTTAGCGGTCAATAAGGTCGACAATCCCGAAATGCGCAATGAAATTTTTGATTTCTATGCGCTGGGCTTGGGTGATCCATTCCCGGTTTCCTCAGTCCATGGGATTGGTACAGGAGATGTTCTTGATGCAATCGTTGAAAATCTGCCAAATGAAGAAGTGGCTGAAAATCCTGATATGATTAAGTTTAGCTTGATTGGCCGTCCTAATGTCGGCAAGTCTAGCTTAATCAATGCTATTTTGGGTGAGGAGCGGGTTATTGCTAGTCCAGTGGCTGGTACAACGCGTGACGCTATTGATACGGTCTTTACGGACAGTGAAGGTCAGGAATTTACCATGATCGACACGGCTGGTATGCGCAAGTCAGGCAAGGTCTATGAAAATACAGAGAAATACTCTGTCATGCGGGCTATGCGGGCGATTGATCGCTCAGATGTCGTTCTGATGGTGCTTAATGCCGAAGAAGGAATTCGTGAGTACGACAAGCGAATCGCTGGCTTTGCCCATGAAGCTGGAAAAGGTATTGTTATTGTTGTCAATAAGTGGGATACGCTGGAAAAAGACAACCATACTATGAAAGACTGGGAAGCAGATATTCGTGACCAGTTCCAGTACCTATCTTATGCGCCAATTATCTTTGTTTCTGCCCTGACCAAGCAGCGTCTCCATAAGCTGCCGGATATGATTAAGCAGATCAGTCAGAGCCAGAATACCCGTATTCCATCAGCGGTGCTCAATGATGTTATCATGGATGCTATCGCGATTAATCCGACACCGACCGATAAGGGCAAACGCCTCAAGATTTTCTATGCAACTCAGGTTGCGACTAAACCGCCGACCTTTGTCATCTTTGTCAACGAAGAAGAACTCATGCACTTCTCTTACCTGCGTTTCTTGGAAAATCAAATCCGCAAGGCCTTTGTCTTTGAAGGAACCCCAATCCACTTGATTGCAAGGAAACGGAAGTAG
- a CDS encoding GNAT family N-acetyltransferase, whose translation MEAPIRIRQADLSDWEEILAIEQLNFPAAEAASSEVLKERIEQIPDTFLLAELHGQLAGYIVGSAIQTRYLTDDLFSKVGANPPEGGFIAVQSLSVHPDFQRQGVGTLLLAALKETAVQQNRQGISLTCHDELIPYYEMNGFVHEGISDSTHGGAVWSDMVWENPNFKEK comes from the coding sequence ATGGAAGCACCGATTCGAATTAGGCAGGCCGACTTGAGCGACTGGGAGGAAATTCTTGCAATTGAACAGCTGAATTTTCCAGCAGCAGAGGCAGCCAGTTCAGAAGTTCTCAAAGAGCGGATTGAGCAGATTCCAGATACTTTTTTGCTAGCAGAGCTGCATGGTCAGCTGGCGGGCTATATTGTTGGATCAGCTATTCAGACGCGATATCTGACAGATGATCTCTTTAGCAAGGTGGGTGCTAATCCTCCAGAAGGTGGCTTCATTGCCGTCCAAAGTCTGTCCGTCCATCCGGATTTTCAGAGGCAGGGGGTCGGAACCTTGTTGCTTGCAGCTCTCAAGGAGACAGCTGTTCAGCAAAATCGACAGGGCATTAGCCTAACCTGTCATGATGAGCTGATACCTTATTATGAGATGAATGGTTTCGTCCATGAAGGGATTTCTGACTCAACTCATGGTGGAGCTGTCTGGTCTGATATGGTGTGGGAAAATCCCAATTTTAAGGAGAAGTGA
- the murC gene encoding UDP-N-acetylmuramate--L-alanine ligase produces MTKTYHFIGIKGSGMSALALMLHQMGHKVQGSDVDKYYFTQRGLEQAGISILPFDEKNIQPDYEIIAGNAFRPDNNVEIAYADANGIGYKRYHEFLGSFMRDFVSLGVAGAHGKTSTTGILSHVLSNITDTSYLIGDGTGRGSANAKYFVFESDEYERHFMPYHPEYSIITNIDFDHPDYFTSLEDVFNAFNDYAKQITKGLFIYGEDEQLRRITSNAPIYYYGFKEEGNDFVAHDLLRSTSGSGFKVSFRGQELGEFQIPSFGRHNIMNATAVIGLLYTAGLDLNLVREHLKTFGGVKRRFTEKIVNETVIIDDFAHHPTEIIATLDAARQKYPSKEIVAIFQPHTFTRTIALLDEFAEALNQADSVYLAQIYGSAREVDNGDVKVEDLAEKIVKRAKVIDVDNVSPLLDHDNAVYVFMGAGDIQTYEYSFERLLSNLTSNVQ; encoded by the coding sequence ATGACGAAAACCTATCATTTTATCGGGATTAAGGGCTCTGGTATGAGCGCTTTGGCTTTGATGCTGCACCAGATGGGCCATAAGGTTCAGGGCAGTGACGTTGATAAATATTATTTCACTCAGCGAGGTCTGGAGCAAGCTGGCATTTCCATCCTGCCTTTTGATGAAAAGAACATCCAGCCAGACTATGAAATCATTGCCGGCAATGCCTTTCGTCCAGATAACAATGTAGAAATTGCCTATGCAGACGCAAACGGGATTGGCTATAAACGCTACCATGAGTTTTTAGGTAGCTTCATGCGTGACTTTGTTAGCTTGGGAGTGGCTGGTGCCCACGGGAAGACCTCTACAACTGGTATTCTTTCCCACGTTCTCTCCAATATCACGGATACTAGCTATTTAATTGGGGATGGTACTGGTCGAGGTTCTGCCAATGCCAAGTATTTTGTCTTTGAGTCAGACGAGTACGAGCGTCATTTCATGCCTTATCATCCGGAATATTCGATCATTACCAATATCGACTTTGACCATCCGGATTATTTCACGAGCTTGGAAGATGTCTTTAACGCTTTCAATGACTATGCTAAACAGATTACTAAAGGACTCTTCATTTATGGAGAGGATGAGCAGCTGCGCCGGATTACGTCCAATGCCCCGATTTACTACTATGGCTTCAAGGAAGAGGGCAATGACTTTGTTGCTCACGACCTCTTGCGCTCTACCAGCGGTTCAGGCTTTAAAGTTTCTTTCCGCGGGCAAGAGCTGGGTGAGTTCCAAATTCCAAGCTTTGGCCGCCACAACATTATGAATGCGACAGCAGTAATTGGCCTCTTGTACACTGCAGGTCTTGATTTGAATCTAGTTCGGGAACACCTCAAGACTTTTGGCGGAGTTAAGCGCCGCTTTACAGAGAAAATTGTTAACGAAACAGTTATTATTGATGACTTTGCTCACCATCCAACGGAAATTATCGCAACTCTGGATGCAGCCCGTCAGAAATATCCAAGCAAGGAAATCGTCGCGATCTTTCAGCCGCATACCTTCACTCGGACCATTGCTCTATTGGACGAATTTGCGGAAGCCCTCAATCAGGCTGACTCAGTCTATCTAGCTCAGATTTACGGATCTGCGCGTGAGGTGGACAATGGCGATGTTAAGGTCGAAGATCTGGCTGAAAAGATTGTGAAGCGGGCTAAGGTTATTGATGTGGATAATGTTTCTCCGCTTCTTGACCACGATAATGCCGTTTATGTCTTTATGGGAGCTGGTGACATCCAGACCTATGAATATTCCTTTGAACGTCTCCTGTCCAATCTGACCAGCAATGTTCAGTAG
- the dnaI gene encoding primosomal protein DnaI produces the protein MEKIGQNMPHMSKVRQFDYQELVKQIMADPDVAAFIQQENLTQAEIQRSVSKFNQYITERNRFLLGDETYIAKGYKPILVKNEGYADVAYEETPELIEQERQEAIRSRLNLISLPASLKEASLAQVDLDDVGRYKAFELLTNFVAEFPHYQKAVYLYGDFGVGKSYMMAALAHDLSEKRSVSTTLLHYPSFVLDVKNAISSGLVKEKIDQVKTAQVLILDDIGAEQSSPWMRDEILQVILQHRMQENLPTFFTSNFSFSDLERHFASSKNGDETWQAKRVMERIKFLAQEVRLEGENRR, from the coding sequence ATGGAGAAAATAGGACAGAATATGCCTCATATGAGCAAGGTGCGGCAGTTTGACTATCAGGAGCTGGTCAAGCAAATCATGGCGGACCCAGATGTGGCAGCCTTTATTCAGCAGGAAAATCTGACCCAAGCTGAGATTCAGCGCAGTGTCTCCAAGTTTAACCAATATATTACGGAGCGCAACCGCTTTTTGCTGGGGGACGAGACCTATATTGCCAAGGGTTATAAGCCAATCTTGGTGAAGAATGAAGGCTATGCAGATGTTGCCTATGAAGAGACGCCTGAGTTGATTGAGCAGGAGAGACAGGAGGCCATTAGAAGCCGTCTCAATCTTATCAGTCTACCAGCCAGCCTCAAAGAAGCTAGTCTAGCTCAGGTGGATCTGGATGATGTTGGCCGCTACAAAGCTTTTGAACTGTTGACCAACTTTGTTGCTGAGTTTCCGCATTATCAGAAGGCTGTTTATCTCTACGGGGATTTTGGAGTCGGAAAAAGCTACATGATGGCTGCTCTGGCGCATGATTTGTCAGAAAAACGCAGTGTTTCAACGACTTTGCTACATTACCCAAGCTTTGTTTTGGATGTGAAGAATGCGATTAGTTCCGGCTTGGTAAAGGAAAAGATTGACCAGGTCAAGACAGCTCAAGTGCTGATTTTGGACGATATCGGTGCAGAGCAGTCTAGTCCCTGGATGCGCGATGAGATTTTGCAGGTCATTCTCCAGCACCGTATGCAGGAGAATCTGCCAACTTTTTTTACTTCTAACTTTAGTTTTTCGGATTTAGAGCGTCATTTTGCCAGCTCTAAGAATGGCGATGAGACTTGGCAGGCCAAGCGGGTTATGGAGCGAATTAAGTTTCTGGCTCAGGAGGTACGCCTAGAAGGAGAGAACCGCCGATGA
- the nrdR gene encoding transcriptional regulator NrdR translates to MRCPKCGGNKSSVVDSRQAEDGNTIRRRRECEECQHRFTTYERVEERTLVVVKKDGTREQFSRDKIFNGIIRSAQKRPVSSDEIEEIVNRIEQKVRSQSDNEINSEYIGSLVMDELAELDEITYVRFASVYRSFKDVGELESLLKQITKGSKKKKDK, encoded by the coding sequence ATGCGTTGTCCGAAATGTGGTGGGAATAAATCAAGTGTAGTTGATAGCAGACAGGCAGAAGATGGAAATACAATCCGCCGCCGCCGTGAGTGTGAGGAATGTCAGCATCGTTTCACAACATACGAGCGCGTTGAAGAGAGAACCCTAGTTGTTGTCAAAAAGGACGGGACACGCGAGCAATTTTCTCGGGATAAGATTTTTAACGGTATTATTCGCTCGGCGCAAAAGCGGCCAGTATCTAGTGACGAAATAGAGGAGATTGTCAACCGAATCGAGCAAAAGGTCCGCAGTCAGAGCGACAATGAAATCAATAGTGAGTATATTGGATCCTTAGTCATGGATGAACTGGCCGAGCTGGATGAAATCACCTATGTTCGTTTCGCCAGTGTTTACCGGAGTTTCAAGGATGTGGGCGAGCTGGAAAGCCTGCTCAAGCAGATTACCAAGGGGTCCAAGAAGAAAAAGGACAAATAA
- a CDS encoding GNAT family N-acetyltransferase, protein MIVRQAQMADLDAIYAIELENFSPEEAVSRESLAAHIQTLSSTFLVAEKNGKILGYLEGPVRPERYLKDISFTEEIEDYGHLDGGFISLTSLSISKDAQGMGIGRKLLEAMKEIAIADERHGINLTCHDYLTAYYEKHAFVNEGLSQSTYAGATWFDMVWENPRLKLQKNQ, encoded by the coding sequence ATGATTGTCCGTCAAGCTCAAATGGCTGACTTAGATGCCATTTATGCTATCGAATTGGAAAATTTCAGTCCAGAAGAGGCTGTTAGCCGCGAAAGTCTAGCAGCACATATCCAAACCCTATCTTCAACTTTTTTGGTGGCAGAAAAGAACGGTAAGATTTTGGGCTATCTGGAGGGACCTGTTCGTCCAGAACGTTATTTAAAGGATATTTCCTTTACAGAGGAGATTGAAGATTATGGTCATCTGGACGGTGGCTTTATCTCTCTGACCAGCCTTTCTATCTCGAAAGATGCTCAGGGGATGGGGATCGGCCGCAAGCTATTGGAAGCCATGAAAGAAATTGCTATAGCAGATGAACGCCACGGCATCAATCTGACCTGCCACGACTATCTCACCGCTTACTACGAGAAGCATGCCTTTGTAAATGAAGGTTTGTCACAATCAACTTACGCAGGCGCTACTTGGTTTGATATGGTCTGGGAAAATCCTAGACTCAAACTGCAAAAAAACCAATAA
- a CDS encoding NADPH-dependent oxidoreductase — MNETINLMKSHTSVRRFTEEQISDKELRAIIDAGRAASSWKNFQSYSIIVVRSKEKKEALFDLVPQEAIRQSSAFLLFVGDLNRAQKGVQLHTEDFYPEGAENLLISSVDAALAGQNTLLAAESLGYGGVIIGLVRYASSQIAELFNLPDYTYPVFGIALGTPNQNHAVKPRLPYEAVVFEEEYHEQDRSTIQAYDRVQTEYAGERAKETWSQRLAAQFGQEPNQAIDQLFKEKKLEK; from the coding sequence ATGAATGAAACGATTAACTTAATGAAATCTCATACGTCTGTTCGCCGATTTACGGAGGAGCAGATTTCGGATAAGGAATTACGTGCTATCATTGATGCTGGGCGTGCTGCGTCCAGCTGGAAGAATTTCCAGTCTTACTCTATCATTGTGGTGCGAAGCAAAGAGAAAAAAGAAGCCCTCTTTGACTTGGTCCCCCAAGAAGCCATCCGGCAGTCTTCAGCCTTCCTGCTTTTTGTTGGCGACCTCAATCGAGCTCAAAAGGGCGTTCAATTGCATACGGAAGACTTTTATCCTGAGGGAGCAGAAAATCTCCTGATTAGTTCAGTAGATGCCGCTTTGGCGGGGCAAAATACCCTGTTAGCAGCTGAAAGTTTGGGTTATGGTGGGGTAATCATTGGACTGGTTCGTTATGCTTCCAGTCAAATCGCAGAGCTTTTCAATCTGCCAGACTACACTTATCCGGTCTTTGGGATTGCTCTGGGGACTCCCAACCAGAACCATGCAGTCAAGCCGCGGCTGCCTTATGAAGCAGTGGTATTTGAGGAAGAATATCATGAACAGGATCGTTCAACTATCCAAGCCTATGACCGCGTACAGACTGAATATGCTGGCGAGCGAGCTAAGGAAACCTGGAGTCAGCGCCTAGCTGCCCAATTTGGTCAGGAGCCTAATCAGGCTATTGACCAATTGTTCAAAGAAAAGAAATTAGAAAAATAG
- a CDS encoding DEAD/DEAH box helicase gives MAKLIPGKIRTEGINLVEAGKIKILEAKDSFLYARIDEQNLRYSLNDDAIFCSCVFFQKKKYCAHLAGLEYFLKNDIDGKTFLENMEKKETSQQETQKLVSFGSLFLDKIFSEKSKEDVRYELSAFGQEDDYLGHILWTLRISRLPDERSYVIRDILSFLRTVVKKGYYQIGKSYYESICFEEFDEASQELLIFLQGLVKDSQGKESNLIFPNTGRNLFFPASLFEEGVNLLMNLTSFQLECGFYSYREVMFQDFHEDAGIYQFEVEENADYFELTVSEKNYKMLYDGQYILSGNIFYQLNHKQITLIKALGDLPIGQDGEKHLQFDVAEKAKLAGSLSMFSEVGRVEAPKSLMIHEFTPHFSFDIAENREIVLTLLFEFEDRKITSREELEKLPYASDFTHEQDIFKTMVSNGFSDNFVSRRLPLKSEEIYHFFSEVIPSFRKLGKVWLSDQLQELGASAKLDVSVQLNGGLLDISFDFAGIAQSEVDAVLDSLFKEQDFFISKSGQVLIFDEETKEMSRTLQQLRSKQTKNGFIQTSSLAAYQLAEFFKGKDRVQFSKDVQQLAFDLTHPEEFPLPKLQVKADLRDYQETGVKWLSMLDKYGFGGILADDMGLGKTLQTISFLSSRIDDSKKVLILAPSSLIYNWSDEFAKFAPHLDVAVVYGLKNVRDELIAEKHQITITSYASFRQDVEEYRDNHFQYLILDEAQVMKNDQTKIAQYLRDFEVEHTYALSGTPIENNLGELWSIFQIVMPGLLPSKKEFLKLPAEKVARYIKPFVMRRKKEDVLQELPDLIEVAYRNELADSQKTIYLALLKQMQDRIIHATEDEINRSKIEILSGLMRLRQICDTPKLFMEDYEGESGKLESLRELLEQIQDGNRRVLIFSQFRGMLDIIESELDKLGMESFKITGSTPAKERQDMTTAFNDGQRSAFLISLKAGGVGLNLTGADTVILVDLWWNPAVEAQAIGRAHRIGQERNVEVYRMITRGTIEEKIQELQESKRNLVSTILDGAEAKSSLSVEEIREILGISAE, from the coding sequence ATGGCAAAATTAATTCCTGGTAAGATTCGGACAGAAGGAATAAACTTAGTCGAAGCTGGAAAAATTAAAATTTTAGAAGCCAAGGATTCTTTTTTATACGCTCGGATTGATGAACAAAATTTACGGTATAGTTTAAATGATGATGCTATTTTTTGTTCTTGCGTTTTTTTTCAAAAGAAAAAATACTGTGCTCATTTAGCTGGTTTAGAATATTTTCTAAAAAATGATATAGATGGTAAGACTTTTTTGGAAAATATGGAGAAAAAAGAAACTTCACAGCAGGAGACACAAAAATTAGTATCTTTCGGAAGTTTATTTCTAGATAAAATCTTTTCTGAAAAATCTAAAGAGGATGTTCGATATGAATTATCTGCTTTTGGTCAAGAAGATGATTACCTTGGACATATTCTTTGGACTCTTAGAATTTCACGTTTGCCAGATGAACGTTCTTATGTCATTCGAGATATTTTATCTTTTTTGAGGACCGTGGTAAAAAAAGGATATTATCAAATTGGAAAAAGCTATTATGAATCAATTTGCTTTGAAGAATTTGATGAGGCTAGTCAGGAACTTCTCATTTTTTTACAGGGGCTAGTAAAGGATAGCCAAGGAAAAGAATCCAATTTAATTTTTCCAAATACAGGACGCAACTTATTTTTTCCTGCAAGTCTATTTGAAGAAGGAGTCAATCTGTTAATGAATCTCACTTCATTTCAGTTGGAATGTGGCTTCTATAGTTACAGAGAAGTTATGTTTCAGGATTTTCATGAGGATGCTGGGATTTATCAGTTTGAGGTTGAAGAAAATGCTGATTACTTTGAATTAACGGTTTCAGAAAAAAATTATAAAATGTTATATGATGGTCAATATATTTTATCTGGCAATATCTTTTACCAATTAAATCATAAACAAATCACTTTGATAAAAGCATTAGGAGATTTACCTATCGGTCAAGACGGGGAAAAGCATTTGCAGTTTGATGTGGCTGAGAAAGCTAAATTGGCAGGTAGTTTGTCCATGTTTAGTGAAGTTGGTCGGGTTGAAGCTCCGAAATCATTAATGATACATGAATTTACGCCTCACTTTAGTTTTGATATTGCGGAAAATCGGGAAATCGTTTTAACTCTCCTTTTTGAATTTGAGGATAGAAAGATAACGAGTAGAGAAGAACTAGAAAAATTACCATATGCTAGTGATTTCACTCATGAGCAAGACATTTTTAAAACGATGGTATCTAATGGTTTTTCTGACAATTTTGTCAGTCGACGGTTACCTCTGAAATCGGAGGAGATTTATCATTTCTTTTCTGAGGTTATTCCGTCATTTAGAAAATTGGGCAAGGTTTGGTTATCTGATCAATTGCAGGAGCTAGGAGCTTCTGCAAAACTAGATGTTTCAGTTCAACTTAATGGTGGCCTTTTAGATATTAGTTTTGATTTTGCCGGTATTGCGCAGTCAGAGGTCGATGCGGTGCTTGATTCGCTCTTCAAGGAGCAGGACTTCTTTATCAGTAAGTCTGGGCAAGTTTTGATTTTCGATGAAGAGACCAAGGAAATGAGTAGGACTTTGCAGCAGCTGCGGAGTAAGCAGACTAAAAATGGCTTCATTCAGACTAGCAGTCTAGCAGCTTACCAACTGGCAGAGTTTTTCAAGGGCAAGGATAGGGTACAGTTTTCAAAAGATGTGCAGCAACTGGCCTTTGACCTGACTCACCCTGAGGAATTTCCTCTTCCCAAGCTGCAAGTCAAGGCTGACCTTCGGGATTACCAAGAGACGGGTGTCAAGTGGTTATCTATGTTGGATAAGTATGGATTTGGTGGAATTCTGGCTGACGATATGGGACTAGGGAAGACCCTGCAGACGATTTCTTTTCTGAGTTCGCGTATAGATGACTCTAAGAAAGTCTTAATCTTGGCGCCATCCAGCCTGATTTACAACTGGAGCGATGAGTTTGCTAAATTTGCTCCGCATCTGGATGTAGCGGTGGTGTATGGTCTGAAAAATGTTCGTGATGAGCTGATTGCGGAGAAGCATCAGATTACGATTACTAGCTATGCTTCTTTCAGGCAGGATGTGGAAGAATACCGGGACAATCACTTCCAGTATTTGATTTTGGATGAGGCTCAGGTCATGAAAAATGACCAGACCAAGATTGCCCAGTATTTGCGGGATTTTGAAGTGGAGCATACCTATGCCCTTTCTGGGACGCCGATTGAGAATAATCTGGGAGAACTTTGGTCTATTTTCCAAATTGTCATGCCAGGACTTTTGCCAAGTAAAAAGGAATTTTTAAAACTACCGGCTGAGAAAGTCGCCCGTTATATCAAACCATTTGTCATGCGGCGCAAGAAAGAAGATGTGCTGCAGGAATTGCCTGATTTGATTGAAGTTGCCTATCGCAATGAATTGGCAGATAGCCAGAAGACCATTTATCTGGCTCTGCTCAAGCAGATGCAGGACAGAATCATCCATGCGACAGAAGATGAAATCAATCGCAGTAAGATAGAGATTCTGTCAGGTCTTATGCGCCTCCGCCAGATCTGTGACACTCCGAAGCTGTTTATGGAAGATTACGAGGGCGAGAGCGGTAAGCTGGAAAGTTTGCGGGAATTACTTGAACAGATACAAGATGGTAATCGTCGTGTCCTCATATTTTCACAATTTCGTGGTATGCTGGATATTATCGAGAGCGAGCTGGACAAGCTTGGAATGGAGTCCTTTAAGATTACAGGCTCTACTCCGGCCAAGGAGCGTCAGGACATGACAACAGCATTCAATGACGGCCAGCGTTCAGCCTTTCTGATCTCCCTCAAGGCCGGAGGTGTCGGTCTCAATCTGACCGGTGCTGACACAGTCATCTTGGTTGACCTCTGGTGGAATCCAGCGGTTGAGGCCCAGGCCATCGGCCGTGCCCACCGTATCGGTCAGGAGCGCAATGTCGAAGTCTATCGGATGATTACACGGGGTACGATTGAGGAGAAGATACAGGAGCTTCAGGAGAGCAAGCGCAATCTGGTTTCGACTATTCTGGACGGAGCAGAAGCTAAATCCAGTCTCTCTGTGGAGGAAATTCGAGAAATTCTGGGAATTTCGGCAGAATAG
- a CDS encoding cystathionine gamma-synthase produces MTDKQFPLVSDDEIMLTEMPHMNLYDELDLISNITGDYTDRNYLEWMPIVDSSRHAPIAASQAIRRPLQKQSAFKDFKKPIDKKDPAIRYAEQAREEARADLKKKRSAPYLTSDLPTKVRSRKLPTASNAERPKPTAPFQKKTSGEFTKFGDRLQQDNYILADIQPEYSPQPQEPEEKPKKNNYDFLKTSQIYNQDRAKEEQLKHSKAQELNLTGLDSD; encoded by the coding sequence ATGACTGATAAACAATTTCCTCTGGTGTCAGATGATGAAATCATGCTGACGGAAATGCCGCATATGAATCTTTATGACGAACTGGATCTCATTAGCAACATTACCGGAGACTATACTGACCGTAATTATTTGGAATGGATGCCGATTGTGGACTCCAGCAGGCATGCTCCCATCGCTGCCAGTCAGGCTATCAGAAGACCGCTGCAAAAGCAGTCTGCTTTCAAGGATTTTAAAAAGCCGATTGATAAGAAAGATCCGGCCATTCGTTATGCTGAGCAGGCACGCGAGGAAGCTCGGGCTGATTTGAAAAAGAAGCGTTCAGCGCCTTATCTGACCAGCGACCTTCCGACTAAGGTCCGCAGCAGAAAGCTTCCGACAGCTTCTAATGCGGAAAGACCGAAGCCAACTGCCCCTTTTCAGAAGAAAACATCAGGGGAATTTACGAAGTTTGGCGATAGGCTTCAGCAGGATAACTATATTTTGGCGGATATTCAGCCTGAGTATAGCCCTCAGCCGCAGGAGCCGGAAGAAAAGCCTAAGAAGAACAATTATGATTTTTTAAAAACCAGTCAGATCTATAATCAGGATAGAGCTAAGGAGGAGCAGTTGAAGCATTCTAAGGCTCAAGAGCTGAACTTGACAGGCTTGGACAGTGATTAA